A single region of the Salvia miltiorrhiza cultivar Shanhuang (shh) chromosome 8, IMPLAD_Smil_shh, whole genome shotgun sequence genome encodes:
- the LOC130999319 gene encoding putative pentatricopeptide repeat-containing protein At1g12700, mitochondrial isoform X2, whose translation MRSNHAAKFLGRILSNSSSKFSTFAITSPHYQSFLLPSFHFDNASCQMRRHFSAYPRFDFESIREPNDAVALFQDMMRTEPLPSVKLFSRLLSAVVKLKQYSAALHLFEKMLQRDAPVNHYTLSIAIDCYCRLKRPDFGFAILGSFFNRGFEPTVVTFNTLVKGLLFVERIPEAAKLLGKLSAYQLCEPDEYTYSTIINGLCKAGDILQAVDLLCSLEKGKGSCKPDVYAYSAVIDGLCKNGKVDEALQLFSTLGDKGISPNVVTYCSIIEGLCKMKRMDEAEHVLKKMIADLVSPNVVTCNIFVDAWCRDGKVEEAEHMLVSMKEIDVQPDIVTYTALMNGYCMLGKLDEAERIFQLALSSGMKPDIISYNSLMNGYCKEGRVDEVSHLFNIIRTQRLKRDVVSYNIMLEALFREGKCEDGLKLFKEMEALQLFPNIRTYSILLDGLCSAHRISEAFSVLHSMEDKGIVPDIVTYSILIEGLCNDNKVREAKDLFDKLPSKGLQPNVITYNILIGALGERGQIKEAKDLFHELPSKGLQPDIITYTILIGALCKEGQIEEAKDLFHKLPSKGLQPDVITYTILIGALCEEGQIEEAKDLMMQMVFSNRTRRKMQFCCWKRWFQGDSHLVSTLFRC comes from the exons ATGAGGTCTAACCACGCCGCCAAGTTTCTCGGTAGAATTTTGTCGAATTCTTCATCTAAATTCTCCACTTTTGCCATCACTTCTCCACATTATCAATCATTTCTTCTACCCAGTTTTCATTTTGATAATGCCAGCTGCCAAATGAGGAGACACTTCTCCGCCTATCCCAGATTCGATTTTGAATCTATACGTGAACCCAATGATGCCGTCGCTCTATTTCAGGATATGATGAGAACGGAGCCGCTTCCTTCTGTTAAGCTTTTCTCGAGATTGCTGAGTGCTGTGGTGAAGCTGAAACAATACTCTGCTGCACTTCATCTGTTCGAAAAAATGCTTCAAAGGGATGCTCCTGTAAATCACTACACGTTGAGTATTGCGATTGATTGCTATTGCCGACTCAAAAGGCCTGATTTTGGGTTTGCGATCTTAGGCAGTTTTTTCAACCGTGGGTTCGAGCCTACCGTGGTGACCTTCAACACTCTCGTGAAAGGCCTTCTGTTTGTTGAAAGGATCCCAGAGGCAGCTAAATTGTTGGGGAAGCTGTCGGCCTACCAACTGTGCGAGCCCGACGAATATACGTATAGTACTATAATTAATGGGTTATGCAAAGCTGGAGATATTCTCCAGGCGGTTGATTTGCTCTGCTCATtggaaaaaggaaaagggaGCTGCAAACCCGACGTCTATGCTTACAGTGCAGTTATTGACGGTCTATGCAAGAACGGAAAGGTGGACGAAGCTCTCCAACTCTTCTCCACTTTGGGTGATAAGGGGATTTCACCCAACGTTGTGACATATTGTTCAATAATTGAAGGGTTGTGCAAGATGAAAAGAATGGACGAGGCTGAACACGTTTTGAAGAAGATGATTGCTGATCTGGTCAGCCCAAATGTGGTGACATGTAATATCTTTGTGGATGCTTGGTGCAGAGATGGAAAGGTGGAAGAGGCCGAACATATGTTGGTATCTATGAAGGAGATTGATGTTCAACCCGACATTGTCACTTATACTGCATTGATGAATGGATATTGTATGCTAGGAAAACTGGACGAAGCTGAACGCATTTTCCAATTGGCACTGAGCTCTGGAATGAAGCCCGATATCATAAGCTACAATAGCTTGATGAACGGGTATTGCAAAGAGGGGCGAGTCGATGAAGTTTCACATCTTTTTAACATAATTCGCACTCAAAGATTAAAGCGCGATGTGGTTTCTTATAACATAATGCTAGAGGCCTTATTTCGTGAAGGCAAATGCGAAGATGGCTTGAAGCTGTTCAAAGAAATGGAAGCTCTACAACTGTTTCCGAATATAAGGACTTATAGTATCTTGTTGGATGGTCTATGCAGTGCTCATCGAATCAGTGAAGCATTTTCTGTGTTGCATAGCATGGAAGATAAAGGCATCGTTCCAGACATAGTAACATATAGTATCCTCATTGAGGGATTGTGCAACGACAACAAAGTCAGAGAAGCAAAAGATCTGTTCGACAAGCTTCCATCCAAAGGTTTGCAGCCTAATGTCATAACGTACAATATTCTCATTGGTGCACTTGGCGAAAGAGGGCAGATAAAGGAGGCTAAAGATCTGTTCCATGAGCTTCCATCCAAAGGTTTGCAGCCTGACATCATAACATATACTATTCTCATTGGTGCACTTTGCAAAGAAGGGCAGATAGAGGAGGCTAAAGATCTGTTCCATAAGCTCCCATCCAAAGGTTTGCAGCCTGATGTCATAACTTATACAATCCTTATCGGTGCACTTTGTGAGGAAGGTCAAATCGAGGAGGCTAAGGATTTGATGATGCAAATG GTCTTCTCAAATCGAACAAGGCGCAAGATGCAATTCTGTTGTTGGAAGAGATGGTTTCAAGGGGATTCACACTTGGTGTCAACACTATTTCGATGCTGA
- the LOC130999382 gene encoding uncharacterized protein LOC130999382 isoform X1, which produces MREMARNEGIQAHCSCALQRYSCVLAKLSRRESHRARLSVPCPLLQAVGYQIRQDACNGDTKVPINAQEITTIQYSLYAALSWLLLSINTATGRVSLQLPENAKKILKAIGEILKGNSSSVNLMKTP; this is translated from the exons ATGAGAGAAATGGCGAGGAATGAG GGCATACAAGCACATTGTTCTTGTGCACTACAGAGATATTCGTGTG TTTTGGCTAAATTGAGCAGGAGGGAGAGCCATCGTGCCAGATTATCAGTCCCATGTCCTTTACTGCAGGCAGTTGGTTATCAGATTAGGCAAGATGCTTGCAATGGTGACACGAAAGTGCCGATCAATGCACAGGAGATTACCACTATACAATACTCTCTTTATGCTGCTTTGTCTTGGTTACTTTTGTCTATTAATACAGCAACAGGCCGAGTCTCACTTCAACTGCCTGAGAATGCGAAGAAGATATTGAAAGCTATTGGTGAGATCTTAAAAGGAAACTCGAGTAGCGTCAATCTGATGAAAACCccctag
- the LOC130998785 gene encoding pentatricopeptide repeat-containing protein At1g62930, chloroplastic-like produces MGLSLGRNGRSLAEAPCCRRRISDRGISPDVVTYNSIIEGLCKMRRVDEAQDILRKMIANKVCPNVWTYNIFVDAWCKDGKVEEAEYTLVKMKEIDVQPNIVTYTALINGYCLQGKMEEAGRIFQLAVNSGIKPDIISYCSLMNGYCKIGRVDEVSRLFTKIGTEGLERNVVCYGTMLEALFREGRCEDGLNLFKEMQALGLSPDVKTYNILLDGLCSAHRITEAFSILHTMEGKGIVPDIVTFNILIEGLCNDNKVREAKDLFDKLPSKGLQPHVITYTILIGALCEEGQIEEAKDLMMQMVSNGCLPNSVTYNVFVRGLLKMNKMLDAMPLLEEMDSRGFTLDKTAYSMLIEHVKMEGRNSVLVDKVKKLLPKDFYSS; encoded by the exons ATGGG GTTGAGCTTAGGAAGAAATGGAAGGAgtttggccgaagctccatgctg tcgaagacgcatcagtgATAGGGGGATTTCACCGGATGTCGTGACATATAATTCAATAATTGAGGGCTTATGCAAGATGAGAAGAGTGGATGAGGCTCAAGACATTTTAAGGAAGATGATAGCTAATAAGGTCTGCCCAAATGTGTGGACGTATAATATCTTTGTGGATGCTTGGTGCAAAGATGGAAAAGTGGAAGAGGCCGAGTATACATTGGTAAAAATGAAGGAGATTGATGTTCAACCCAACATTGTCACTTATACTGCATTGATCAATGGATATTGTTTACAAGGAAAAATGGAGGAAGCCGGACGCATTTTCCAATTGGCAGTAAATTCTGGAATCAAGCCCGATATCATAAGCTACTGTAGCCTGATGAATGGGTATTGCAAAATCGGGCGAGTCGATGAAGTTTCACGTCTTTTTACCAAAATTGGCACTGAAGGGTTAGAGCGCAATGTTGTTTGTTATGGAACAATGCTAGAGGCGCTATTTCGTGAAGGCAGATGTGAGGATGGCTTGAATTTGTTCAAAGAGATGCAAGCTCTAGGATTGTCTCCTGATGTGAAGACTTACAATATCTTGTTGGATGGTCTGTGTAGTGCTCATCGTATCACTGAAGCATTTTCCATATTGCACACTATGGAAGGTAAAGGCATCGTTCCAGACATAGTAACATTCAATATTCTCATTGAGGGATTGTGCAACGACAACAAAGTCAGAGAAGCAAAAGATCTATTTGACAAGCTTCCATCCAAAGGTTTGCAGCCTCACGTCATAACTTATACAATCCTTATCGGTGCACTTTGTGAGGAAGGGCAGATAGAGGAGGCTAAGGATTTGATGATGCAAATGGTAAGCAACGGTTGCTTGCCTAATAGTGTAACATACAATGTTTTTGTTCGAGGTCTTCTCAAAATGAACAAGATGCTTGATGCAATGCCACTTTTGGAAGAGATGGATTCAAGGGGATTTACACTTGACAAAACTGCATATTCGATGTTGATTGAACATGTTAAAATGGAAGGTAGAAATAGTGTTCTGGTTGATAAGGTTAAGAAACTTTTACCGAAGGACTTCTATTCTAGTTAG
- the LOC130999382 gene encoding uncharacterized protein LOC130999382 isoform X2 produces MREMARNEGIQAHCSCALQRYSCGGRAIVPDYQSHVLYCRQLVIRLGKMLAMVTRKCRSMHRRLPLYNTLFMLLCLGYFCLLIQQQAESHFNCLRMRRRY; encoded by the exons ATGAGAGAAATGGCGAGGAATGAG GGCATACAAGCACATTGTTCTTGTGCACTACAGAGATATTCGTGTG GAGGGAGAGCCATCGTGCCAGATTATCAGTCCCATGTCCTTTACTGCAGGCAGTTGGTTATCAGATTAGGCAAGATGCTTGCAATGGTGACACGAAAGTGCCGATCAATGCACAGGAGATTACCACTATACAATACTCTCTTTATGCTGCTTTGTCTTGGTTACTTTTGTCTATTAATACAGCAACAGGCCGAGTCTCACTTCAACTGCCTGAGAATGCGAAGAAGATATTGA
- the LOC130999319 gene encoding putative pentatricopeptide repeat-containing protein At1g12700, mitochondrial isoform X1, giving the protein MRSNHAAKFLGRILSNSSSKFSTFAITSPHYQSFLLPSFHFDNASCQMRRHFSAYPRFDFESIREPNDAVALFQDMMRTEPLPSVKLFSRLLSAVVKLKQYSAALHLFEKMLQRDAPVNHYTLSIAIDCYCRLKRPDFGFAILGSFFNRGFEPTVVTFNTLVKGLLFVERIPEAAKLLGKLSAYQLCEPDEYTYSTIINGLCKAGDILQAVDLLCSLEKGKGSCKPDVYAYSAVIDGLCKNGKVDEALQLFSTLGDKGISPNVVTYCSIIEGLCKMKRMDEAEHVLKKMIADLVSPNVVTCNIFVDAWCRDGKVEEAEHMLVSMKEIDVQPDIVTYTALMNGYCMLGKLDEAERIFQLALSSGMKPDIISYNSLMNGYCKEGRVDEVSHLFNIIRTQRLKRDVVSYNIMLEALFREGKCEDGLKLFKEMEALQLFPNIRTYSILLDGLCSAHRISEAFSVLHSMEDKGIVPDIVTYSILIEGLCNDNKVREAKDLFDKLPSKGLQPNVITYNILIGALGERGQIKEAKDLFHELPSKGLQPDIITYTILIGALCKEGQIEEAKDLFHKLPSKGLQPDVITYTILIGALCEEGQIEEAKDLMMQMVNNGCLPNSVMYNVFVQGLLKSNKAQDAILLLEEMVSRGFTLGVNTISMLIEHVKREGKDSVLFNKVKTFIPKDIFD; this is encoded by the coding sequence ATGAGGTCTAACCACGCCGCCAAGTTTCTCGGTAGAATTTTGTCGAATTCTTCATCTAAATTCTCCACTTTTGCCATCACTTCTCCACATTATCAATCATTTCTTCTACCCAGTTTTCATTTTGATAATGCCAGCTGCCAAATGAGGAGACACTTCTCCGCCTATCCCAGATTCGATTTTGAATCTATACGTGAACCCAATGATGCCGTCGCTCTATTTCAGGATATGATGAGAACGGAGCCGCTTCCTTCTGTTAAGCTTTTCTCGAGATTGCTGAGTGCTGTGGTGAAGCTGAAACAATACTCTGCTGCACTTCATCTGTTCGAAAAAATGCTTCAAAGGGATGCTCCTGTAAATCACTACACGTTGAGTATTGCGATTGATTGCTATTGCCGACTCAAAAGGCCTGATTTTGGGTTTGCGATCTTAGGCAGTTTTTTCAACCGTGGGTTCGAGCCTACCGTGGTGACCTTCAACACTCTCGTGAAAGGCCTTCTGTTTGTTGAAAGGATCCCAGAGGCAGCTAAATTGTTGGGGAAGCTGTCGGCCTACCAACTGTGCGAGCCCGACGAATATACGTATAGTACTATAATTAATGGGTTATGCAAAGCTGGAGATATTCTCCAGGCGGTTGATTTGCTCTGCTCATtggaaaaaggaaaagggaGCTGCAAACCCGACGTCTATGCTTACAGTGCAGTTATTGACGGTCTATGCAAGAACGGAAAGGTGGACGAAGCTCTCCAACTCTTCTCCACTTTGGGTGATAAGGGGATTTCACCCAACGTTGTGACATATTGTTCAATAATTGAAGGGTTGTGCAAGATGAAAAGAATGGACGAGGCTGAACACGTTTTGAAGAAGATGATTGCTGATCTGGTCAGCCCAAATGTGGTGACATGTAATATCTTTGTGGATGCTTGGTGCAGAGATGGAAAGGTGGAAGAGGCCGAACATATGTTGGTATCTATGAAGGAGATTGATGTTCAACCCGACATTGTCACTTATACTGCATTGATGAATGGATATTGTATGCTAGGAAAACTGGACGAAGCTGAACGCATTTTCCAATTGGCACTGAGCTCTGGAATGAAGCCCGATATCATAAGCTACAATAGCTTGATGAACGGGTATTGCAAAGAGGGGCGAGTCGATGAAGTTTCACATCTTTTTAACATAATTCGCACTCAAAGATTAAAGCGCGATGTGGTTTCTTATAACATAATGCTAGAGGCCTTATTTCGTGAAGGCAAATGCGAAGATGGCTTGAAGCTGTTCAAAGAAATGGAAGCTCTACAACTGTTTCCGAATATAAGGACTTATAGTATCTTGTTGGATGGTCTATGCAGTGCTCATCGAATCAGTGAAGCATTTTCTGTGTTGCATAGCATGGAAGATAAAGGCATCGTTCCAGACATAGTAACATATAGTATCCTCATTGAGGGATTGTGCAACGACAACAAAGTCAGAGAAGCAAAAGATCTGTTCGACAAGCTTCCATCCAAAGGTTTGCAGCCTAATGTCATAACGTACAATATTCTCATTGGTGCACTTGGCGAAAGAGGGCAGATAAAGGAGGCTAAAGATCTGTTCCATGAGCTTCCATCCAAAGGTTTGCAGCCTGACATCATAACATATACTATTCTCATTGGTGCACTTTGCAAAGAAGGGCAGATAGAGGAGGCTAAAGATCTGTTCCATAAGCTCCCATCCAAAGGTTTGCAGCCTGATGTCATAACTTATACAATCCTTATCGGTGCACTTTGTGAGGAAGGTCAAATCGAGGAGGCTAAGGATTTGATGATGCAAATGGTAAACAATGGTTGCTTGCCTAATAGTGTGATGTACAATGTTTTTGTTCAAGGTCTTCTCAAATCGAACAAGGCGCAAGATGCAATTCTGTTGTTGGAAGAGATGGTTTCAAGGGGATTCACACTTGGTGTCAACACTATTTCGATGCTGATTGAACATGTGAAAAGGGAAGGTAAAGATAGTGTTCTTTTTAATAAGGTTAAGACATTTATACCAAAAGACATATTTGATTGA
- the LOC130999309 gene encoding putative late blight resistance protein homolog R1C-3, translated as MAAYAAVVSVMNIIEQMMSHPRLSTVFDKKQIESIGEKADALLDLITNSNIDGGSKEASDLESQIASAAHAAEDVIESHIVDQIHAGENPAWMPWCWLWRNSCLWLWRNPCFLDLQQIIEEMDGIMRKGAELKEKWRVREEQAAHDVDVVEEKQPLTTTTGKASPVGLEDDVIHIMEKLTIHQPEQHIISIVGMGGTGKTTLAQYVYENSFIQRHFDIRAWATVSQQYSAQEIFSKLLSSIGQSGSGNDLGVELHQTLWGRRYLIVLDDIWSVEAWDEVKHYFPDNGNRSRIVLTTRLSDVASDCSSSSCITMKPLKKDQSWVLFCRSAFQQEHCPYPQLESVGNEIVRLCRGLPLSIVVIGGFLLKSPRIVGFWEVVAKNIKSIPNSIEKQEILDVLSLSYNHLPPHLKPCFLYMGIFEEGREIRASRIIKFWVAEGFIKPKTDQMLEEIAEGYLNDLVDRNLVLVGRHRYNGKIRSCRLHDLIRDLCLKVSEKGKFFYAKRALDNMTEERRFVCHDFIESEDVHEMSDGLKSAQLLRSLVCRGFKLPVVFKLLRVLTMASDCSVEDIMQNLNLRFLTFQTWYSWVRLPSSISFIWNLQTLTSDAELVVAPIEIWSMSQLRHVECKQIYLPHPPPPPNDCVVMGNLQTLIKTVNLRLSEEVCKRIPNTNKLHLIYNKKLKGYDDGLFDHLHNLGSLRKLHSLKLVVSTFPNRSSCNADQLKCAFPVSLKKLSLKNCSLDWNDLTIIGSLPQLEALELGDSVKGQNWSPVDGEFLRLRFLSIDSCDLICWDADSSHFPVLKKLRLEGLEHLEAIPLDIGEIPTLEMISVVRCSESAEISAMKIKEEQESLGNEGLQFQISSSKRDYEEQQMTLPEIIRRWTEAANFLYYKTWLWSTDYILLCV; from the coding sequence ATGGCAGCTTATGCAGCTGTGGTTTCTGTGATGAACATTATTGAGCAGATGATGAGCCATCCTCGCCTTTCAACTGTATTCGACAAGAAACAGATTGAATCCATTGGGGAAAAGGCTGATGCCTTGCTCGACTTGATTACCAACAGTAATATTGATGGAGGTAGCAAAGAAGCATCAGATCTGGAGAGTCAAATCGCATCTGCAGCTCACGCAGCTGAAGATGTGATTGAATCACACATTGTCGATCAAATTCATGCTGGAGAGAATCCAGCATGGATGCCGTGGTGCTGGCTATGGAGAAATTCATGCTTGTGGCTATGGAGAAATCCATGCTTCTTGGATCTGCAACAAATAATTGAAGAAATGGATGGTATCATGAGAAAGGGTGCTGAGCTCAAGGAGAAATGGCGAGTGAGAGAGGAGCAAGCTGCACATGACGTGGATGTTGTGGAGGAGAAACAACctctcaccaccaccaccggaaAGGCTTCTCCGGTGGGACTAGAAGACGATGTGATCCACATCATGGAGAAGCTCACCATACATCAACCCGAGCAGCATATCATCTCGATTGTGGGGATGGGCGGCACGGGTAAGACCACGCTTGCCCAATATGTTTATGAAAATTCATTCATCCAGAGACACTTTGACATTCGTGCTTGGGCTACTGTATCTCAACAATACAGTGCACAAGAAATCTTTTCAAAACTTCTCTCTAGCATAGGGCAAAGTGGAAGTGGGAATGATTTAGGGGTAGAGTTGCATCAAACTTTATGGGGAAGAAGATATCTGATTGTATTAGATGACATATGGAGTGTCGAAGCTTGGGATGAGGTGAAGCATTACTTTCCTGATAATGGGAATAGAAGTCGGATCGTTTTAACTACTAGGTTGTCGGATGTGGCTAGTGATTGTAGCTCTAGTTCTTGCATCACCATGAAACCTTTAAAAAAGGATCAAAGTTGGGTGTTGTTTTGCAGAAGCGCTTTCCAGCAAGAACATTGCCCTTATCCTCAACTAGAAAGTGTGGGAAAtgagattgttagattgtgcAGAGGACTACCCTTGTCAATCGTTGTGATTGGAGGATTTCTTCTCAAATCGCCTAGGATTGTAGGATTCTGGGAGGTTGTTGCCAAGAATATAAAATCAATCCCCAATTCAATAGAGAAGCAAGAGATCTTAGATGTGTTATCTTTAAGCTATAATCACTTGCCCCCTCATCTGAAACCATGTTTTCTTTATATGGGAATTTTTGAGGAGGGCCGTGAGATTCGTGCATCACGAATCATCAAATTTTGGGTTGCTGAAGGATTTATCAAACCGAAGACAGACCAAATGTTAGAAGAGATTGCAGAAGGGTACTTGAATGACTTAGTTGATAGGAATCTTGTTCTTGTTGGCAGGCATCGATATAATGGGAAGATTAGGTCTTGTCGACTTCACGATCTGATAAGAGATCTGTGCTTGAAAGTCTCTGAGAAAGGCAAGTTCTTCTATGCCAAGAGGGCACTCGACAACATGACTGAGGAGCGTCGCTTCGTATGTCATGACTTCATCGAGAGTGAAGATGTTCATGAGATGTCTGATGGTCTGAAGTCAGCGCAGCTTCTTCGTTCTCTGGTATGCAGAGGGTTCAAGCTGCCGGTTGTGTTTAAGTTGTTGAGAGTTTTGACTATGGCTAGCGACTGTTCCGTGGAAGATATAATGCAGAACTTGAACTTGCGGTTCCTTACTTTCCAAACTTGGTACTCCTGGGTGAGGCTtccttcttcaatatccttcatTTGGAACCTGCAAACATTGACAAGTGATGCGGAACTTGTCGTTGCACCAATTGAAATTTGGAGCATGTCACAACTTAGGCATGTGGAGTGCAAACAGATTTATCTTCCccatcctcctcctcctccaaatGACTGTGTTGTCATGGGAAACTTACAGACACTGATAAAAACAGTAAATTTGAGGTTGAGTGAGGAGGTGTGTAAGAGAATTCCCAACACCAACAAATTGCATCTAATCTACAATAAAAAGTTGAAGGGCTATGATGATGGCTTGTTCGACCATCTCCACAATCTTGGCAGCCTACGTAAACTTCACTCACTAAAGCTAGTAGTTTCCACCTTTCCTAACCGATCCTCATGCAATGCAGATCAGCTCAAGTGTGCATTTCCGGTATCTCTGAAGAAGCTGTCACTGAAAAACTGCAGTCTCGACTGGAACGATCTAACAATCATCGGTTCTTTGCCCCAATTAGAAGCTCTCGAGCTAGGTGATTCCGTCAAGGGACAGAACTGGAGTCCGGTTGACGGGGAGTTTCTCCGCCTTAGATTCTTGAGCATTGACAGCTGTGATCTGATATGTTGGGATGCAGACAGCTCCCATTTCCCAGTTTTGAAGAAGCTTAGACTTGAAGGATTGGAGCACTTGGAAGCGATCCCTTTGGATATTGGAGAAATTCCGACGCTTGAAATGATCAGCGTGGTTAGATGCAGCGAGTCTGCTGAGATTTCGGCGATGAAAATAAAGGAAGAACAAGAGAGTCTAGGAAATGAGGGCCTTCAATTCCAAATATCATCATCCAAGAGAGACTATGAAGAACAACAAATGACATTACCAGAAATAATAAGGCGCTGGACTGAGGCAGCCAACTTTCTTTATTACAAAACGTGGTTATGGTCAACAGATTACATTTTGCtgtgtgtttga